cagcgattggtagacaaaatctttaaacCATGGATAGGAAATATActggaagtctacgtggacgatatgcttgtcaagagcaaagaagcGAAACACTATCTATCATACCTAAGGGAattattcgaagccatgagaagttttcacatgaaggtaaacccggagaaatgcacgttcggagtaacctcaggaaaattcctaggatacttggtaactaagcgaggaatagaagtggatCCCGAAAGGGTCCGAGCAATAATATAAATGCCATCTCCACAgacactaaaaggagtacaaaaactAAACGGaatcttagcttccatgggaagattcatagtaAGATCGTCAGAcgaatgcaaagcattttttgatACACTAAGGAAGGGGAGCAGGTTCACATGGACCACGGAGTGCGggcaagccttccaaaaaatcaaggaatatttgaCTTCGGTACCTATCCTACAGAAGCCAGAGCCAAGTGAAATTCTCACCTTGTACTTAGCACCGACAAGCTACGATGTGAGCGTAGTATTGGTACGGGACCAAGGATAAGGAGAGaagcccatatactacatcagaaaaacactcagttcagcggagcgtaattataccaaggtggagcagctcatatatgccttagtagtggcaacgcagaaactaaggatatatttcgacgcacataccatctgagtcttcacaaaggctcaaataagtcaaatccttgACAACACAGAGGAAATTGGAAGGGTGGCAAAGTGGAATTCCATGATCAAGCAATtccacataatcttcgaaactaGGAAggatgagaaatcacaaatcttagcggacttcctagcggacctacctctcaacgacgaagcggagatagatgacatcccaggaatggagtaagacaagcaagaaccagaagacctcttggaacctcagaattcacgaaggtgggagatattcgtagatgtctcctccaatggagaaggcgcaggcatagggattgtaataacaacccctaccggagaccgactcgtctatgcattcaggttagaattcgaacaatacactaaaaacatcacaaaatacgaggcggtcatacatggtctacgcttggcacaGGAGCTAGGCTTGTCAGATGTTCGTTTGAGTAGTGACTCACACCTAGTCGTTAGACAAATCGATCTcagatatcaaactttggatccggtactatcttcgtaccaaaagctagcacaggagcatgcgtcGAAAATTAAGAACGTTACATTCAGACATGTTTGTCGAAAAGATAACATACACGCAGATGGTTTAGCATTCATTCCATCAATGCTAAGGGACACAAATACCACCTCCGTGCACATTGGAAGGGTATATGAGCCTTCTATAGAAGGACCAATCTCAGGAGTCGATGAGGCTATGGATGTTCAAACTTGAGCCATGAGAGAAGCTGAAAAAGGAAAAGAGGACGAAGAAGAGCCAGATAACGAAGTTGAAGGATCTGACAAAGATCAACCTATGTCGGATGAAGACAACAAATACATCGAGgacgaagcggaagatgattgtAGGATTCTAATTCAccaataccttgacaaaggtaccttaccagcagaTGTCAAAGAAGCTCGGAATATCGAATCGAAAGCAGCAATGTACATCCTACGTGATgggatactgtatagaaggtcatttcttgtaCCCCTGACgcggtgcctctcacgaactAAGGGCAGAAGGATACTCCATGACATACACAGCGGAGATGCCGACAATCACAGCGGAAGAAGGTCATTGGAAGTCAAAGCCAAAATGAAAGGATAttactggctaagcatggacgaagattcaaaaAACGTGGCTAAACGCTGTGAGAGATGCCAACGCTTTGCTAGGAAAATTAAAGCACCAGCAACAGAGCTCAACTCAGTAATTATCCCTTGGCCATTtgtcaaatggggggttgatattgtcagacccttgatagagggaacctcgaagagaagataccttattgtggctacggattacttcaccaagtggtggaagcaaaggctttggcaagaattagggtcacaaatgtctttaaattcttgtttgaacaaatcatatgcaggttcgggataccagccgccatagtctccgacaatggcaagcagttgcaaggaaagaacatagatatgttgttcgatactttcaacattcagaaaaacaagtccactcctatataccctaagagcaatggacaagcagaGGCGACCAACAAAACAATAGCgatgaacttgaagaaaaagctaggagcatacaataaaagatggtgcgaacaactacaCAATCTCCTGCgggcctaccgaactacaagaagagCGGCCAAATGAGAGACTCCATTACTGCTAACCTACGGAGCTGAAGctgtcatcccaacggagataatacttcccACAACAAAAATAAAGGCATGAGAGAAGAACCTAACAACAGACGTAATGCTAGGAAAGctcgatgatcttgaagaaaggcgggaagtggATTTGCAGaagatggtaaactatcaacgaaggctagatcgcgaatacaacaaacaggtcatccctagaaactttgtggtcgaggAATACGTATTACGttagataccaccatatcaaagaaagaaggagtggggcaAGCTAGATGCTACGtgggacgggccctacatcatacacgacatcgctggaaaagggtcatactacctaaggaccctCAAAGGTGAAGTACTACAaaacccttggaatgcaatgtacctaaaaaattACTACCCATAAGAGAATAGTGATCACACAAGAGAAGAAGGGAACGGGCAATAGCCCACCATGTTCtgtccctgatcaaaggtattatgaaccttactaatcaacgaaagaaactttttgctaagagaaagtcaatttttgattgggtacaaattgggttagaatagacaccctccgtcaggattgacgatgagacaaggaaagacataactgcgcatatgtcaatactcggatcctcggaaTGATAACTCcattcatgaggcaataagaaaaagtaagatatcccctatagagataccttgtcgaagtaaagcagccttcgcgctgaacgcgtagggttacaggaaaactattgcTCACGTAGGATCCTTCGCCACCAcgataccttctggccaaaggatacttaggtaggaagatgaatgttccacccaaggttaaacataccttagcacctagtgATAACTTGAATGTGCAAACATCTAGACACAACACGTCTACAAgcaaaatattcatgcaataataTAGGTATAATAATAATGTTACAAAAATATGACTAAcgtgtcttaaaagttgcagataacaaagATTCAAACCGTCAGGATACATTATTCCAAGAAAAAGAGACGacacaaaggcccctcagctgggggcaacatacaacaaagagttcagttaaGATAGACAGAATCAAGGATAAGGGAGATGAGGAAAGACCATACCCTCAGCTTGGAGCTCGGCCTGTGCAAAGGCATCATTAATATAATTGATGTCCGACTTCTCAAACTGCGCCTTCATATGAGCAGACTGAGCCACCAAATCAGAAGCAGACTTTTGACGAAGCTCCATCATCTGAGCAGTGAGCTGATCGTTAGCTTGCTGTAGAGCCTCAACCTTGAACTTAGCAGCAGTATCAAACTGGCGGGATATCTCCATTGAAGATATTTGGCCTTCAAGACGGTTGATCTTAgcatttgcacccaccagctgctcctggagacctgcgaatacgaagggtgtaaggACTAAGGggaaacaacaaaaaatacaagGGATGCTGCTAGAGTATAAGTACCCTACGTACCTCCTGCGTGGATAATGGATTCTTATAAGCTACACTGAGCCTCATAAAGATCCACCTCAAAGTCCTCAAGATCTTCTACAAGGGTATCACGCTCAGTCCGGAggtcatcaacatctatccgAAGTGAAGCGTTCTCTGAGGACAGAACTCGGTAAATATTTTCTAACTCTTCAAACTTCTTGATcaaagatgcatgagacatggaagatgaTGCGGAGTCAGCCTCAATGAgcttgttcttaagagaacaaacCTCAGAAGACAAGACgttacgctctgcagtaaccttagctaaagaGGCACATGCATTTTCGAAATCCGCATGGAAATTTTTGCGGATAATTTCTTGGACTGAGAGGCGTCTCTCAACTAGgtcaatatcctccttttgctttaaaatgagactcttcTTCCAATTAAGGGCTTCGTCAAATTCTAtacgaagcaaagccatctgcttcaccaAATCCGAGTTATGAGCGGattcaagggaaagttgggcctcattatggaTGGTTACGTTCAATCAATCTatcagacttcttctgataataccaaacatcggaggatAACTTGTCTACTTGATCACGAAGATATCTAAGCTCACCGGAGCTACCAGGTGGCAGGCGGAGGTTGTCTCAGGACTAtgcaactaaacaagaacaacaacaaagctaagggAAAGAAGGAACGAACCTATGGCTTTGGAGGACTCAGCATCCATAGCAGAATCAACAGCTTTACGCCCGTCCTCAGCAACCTTAGAGGCATTGTCAGCTCTCTCGAGTGCCAACAAACAAGCCTCCAAGGATCTCTGAGTCttcctcagatcatcctccaatgaagataccctAGCAAGAGAAGAAGCATCGCTGGACGAAGGTTGTTGTGTGCCAGCAAGGGCATATTCTTGACGAACGTGCTCCAACagagcactcaagtgagtacacttggCCCTATAGAACTTGAACAGGGTGAAGCTAACATCTATCTGTTTGCAAATATGCAAACAAAGGAGTGTAAGAATAAAAGAAGAATCAAAACAAATTGTTAAGGGTTAAGGGGGGTATCACTTACTGAAAACGGTGAGAGACGGGGAAGGAAATCAGCATAGGTGTcaatgaaagcctccatctcttggatgctaccctgCGAATTTCACCAAAGATATGGAAGGAGCGAAGGAAATCCGggtcaaagaatagatccttagcCACACGATATTGAGCAGAAAATACATCCAACTGCGAGGCTACTTCAAAGGAGCTATCCAGATGATGACGATCAACCTCAACAAAAAAGGGACCCTTCCAGTCCCACATAATAGCTTCGAGAATGCAATCATCAGAACTACCAAGGCTCAATCTCTCAGGCATCTTACCCTTGCTAGACTCAGCAACAACTCTGTCAATCGCTTGAGAGCGAACATGGAGCACGATAACtgagccctcaccacgacgaagagatgaCATGGTGGATGAGCTGAGAACCGAAGGAAAAGATTGGGCACCGCCTaaatccatatcaccagcagaaggaagatttccCAGTACAGTCCAGTCTGGTGACGAAGGCGGAGGTCCAACAACTTTGCTAACAGGGgaagtagaaacagactgagcgctCCCTAACGGGGTTGGTATAACATGGAAGGAAAAGTTGcccagtgaaatcacaaccttcttcttcgactGAGAATCTGAACTGTTGACCCTCACCActggggtaacaaccttagcaaacgaaccacttgattggagcgaagtagcaggagacgaaggaagactcttggaaacTACAGCAGCAGCCTCAGTAGCAGCCGAGACAACATGCAATGCTCCACCTGGGGCATAAAAAGAAGGCACCTTTGGAGACAAAGTAGGAGATGGAGCTTGAACACTAACAAGGTTAAAAAATGGAGCATCACCCCCAGCCACTAGGTTCTCACCCTCCACTGAGCCAGCACGGATGGGACTGGGGTTacccttggaaaaatcttcctcaatatcatccaaatgagggatgAGGCCAATATCCTcaatatcctccatatcttcatcatctggcACCTCCTCACCAGCCTTGGGATCTTCATCCGATGCCTCAAGGTCAATAACAACCTTCAACTTGCCCTTTCTCTTAGAGGACAATGGAAAAACATATGCgccagctaaggatcaggggaaaGATACTAAGGGACCTACAAACACAAATGTATGGCAATAATCCTTACCTCCGTAGGTGTTGGCGTAGCTACTTCAGAcgaagcctttctcttcctagtcccggtggctacggaattaccagcagagcccaGAGCAGTCCTAACAGCAGAACCTGGagcagttccagcagaagaagtagGGGAAGACTACAAAAGAAAGTCATCAGAATATCAAACAAAGATATTAAAACAAAAGCCTTCAAACAGAAACGAaagttacctcatgagaagcagcagggttgaaaacccaaggctgatatccatcatacttcttAGGCAAGGAAAGAGATGTAGGGGGACGTGGGGATCTGCGGAAATAAAaccataggcccaaggacccaccacaTGAAGAGGAGTACGAGCCAAGCAATCATCATGGTCAATACGGAGACGGTCAGACTTTGGAAAAGgtagcctagcagaataagggataacagtcaaaccagtcttatcgatctcctccagcagacgaaggttgttaccttccctgatttgcttagcagtaacatggatacgacgagggtCTACACTCCAAGGATGAAGATTGATCTTCTGAATAACATCAGCGTATGTAGCATTTAAGTTggcgggggtataatcctcctgcttaTACCTTCCATCAGCAaaagggtcataagacttcaaattGGTCTTTCCCTTACTGCGATACCAactctcacgaagggcacgccagtagtTACCAGTATATTGCATAACTACTCGGACATGAGTTTTTtcaccgggtcatccctggtagacaaaacgtcatagtagaagggatcctttctacttaacaaagggaggagcatacctgcggccaactgACCAACAATAATCAGgaggttattctcatcataaggaaaactcCGGATCAGGGATTCGGTGAGCACGTCGGGGCCATTAACAAAGGAGATCTCGAACTTGTGGAGGCGGaaagacttggtgatctcagCCAAGGACAGATGGGGGTAACTATATTTATCACGAAGTGTCAGCCTTTTAATttcataatgaggaggaggaggtggaagatcctcaacaacaacttcttctacctCTGGGTCCGCAGCAACCTCAGGGACAACAACCATCTCAGTACCAGCAGGTACCTCAGTGTCCTCAGGGGTTGGAgacggcgtagcatcaggatggttCATCCGCGGAGGAGGGTCAATAGACGAAGAGGTTCTTTAACACTTACGCGCAGGTTTCTTCGGAAGCCTCATAATTCCTAACACCAGCAAGAAGAATGGCTCATCAACAATGGCGGATTGAAAATCACAGTCGAATCAAAagcaaatttggggaaaaaacaagcatactttgggcatgggttttactaaaccaaccaagggaagCGGTTTAAACTCATCATAAGACGAAATCAAAGGATTTTCATCACCATGAGTAAGATTGCAGGCGAGGAATAACCATGGcagaatcatcatcaaaatatgaaATAGGAACAAACCCAAGTTTTCATACAACACGAACAAGTAAAAGAGAATTgaaattctcacatgcaagtacAACAAAAAATTCCAATAAATCCAAGAAGAGAAAACGGAACCAGGCATGGGGAAATGCGAAAAgcaacagtaaaagaacaaaagTATCACTTACGTACGATGATCGAGTTATCGAAGGAAATATCAACAGTCGACGATGGAAGAAAATCTCAATGAAAGAgacagagagcgacagttcgagagggagaaaaggagttaatgaaaatccctcctctttattctcttcttataggcagctggagaatccaaaaatttggatgtcccgaaattcaatgggaagttattgcatgaaaggacgtgcggggaccacccaatcggtacgtgcaaaaatggcggtgTTACGggagttttcttccaatcctaccaaacggtagaatatgaaagaaaaggggcaaactgcgAATACCAGTATTCCGCGGTGCAAGTGTCACGAtctcagtggtcgcatacaagatatCTTTTTATCCCTCGGTATACAGAGGAATccaagtgacagaggataccttcgcatatctactttatctcgcccCAAGAAAGGATGTctcgacggctaagatgaaagaagtaaaatcctagtctatggaagagcagctggcgaagggacataggtagatgacatatctaatcagcattaaatgaacaaatctcttatctacacgcataatcaaggcacgtggagagagatgatgtggcggaaccagattgacagaagctggcggtgaacgaaggtacaatctgtactgaggctggggaGTTCCCGAAGGAGCGTGGGTCAgatgaggtggcagagttcgactggagagagcacgcggagaacgaaggtaccatctgtACTAAAGGTATATCAGCAATCGATGGACCcataggcagcaaagatatacttggagaagaaggggatataaatatcaagcctcaccaacaaactaagggaattcagtatctaggagagaagatctagtcttaagtttATACCTTtataatgtttagaacttaaataTTTacctcaacttgagttctctctattactttgggaagcatttaagatctttgtaaccaccataacttaatacaaaacaatcactcattaccccgtggacgtagacaaaagtcgaaccacgtaatctcttgtgtctcatgataacttaacaGCTTTTGTATTATCTTTGCATTTTTggttgttattgtgatcttgagtacCCTTTATTACTTAGCACTATTAGTTCAACAGAGGAATCAATATTACTTAGTatttgattctctgagctgtatacattacgtatactacgggaaaacgagtagtcacaggtAATGTTAATGAAGAAGATTTACATATCATGAGTCTTCTTGAGGAAAATGCTGAAGTGAGTATGAAAATTATTTCACTCGAAGCTCAACTTGAGAACTATTCTCTTGAATTTCTACATCTGCTGGAATCTTCTTTTAAACCGTGCAATATGTGTGAATATGAAAAATTATCCTTATCTATGGCCAATCTGAAAATAAAAGAGTTAGAGGAAATAATCTCCAATGGCAATCACAATTgctcttgtaaatatcttttagaTGGTCATACTCAAAGCCTTACTACTTTGGGAAAGGATGATCAGTTTGGTTTCTCTAATCAAGAAGAAATGGTATCTCCTGGGAATAAAAGTACACCAAATATGTACACACTGATCCCGTCAAGGCTCAGAAACTGTGCTACTTTTACAAAATAGAAGAACATGTTTAATGCAAATGTAAGTTGACATTTGGAAGAAATAAGTTTGAATCTATTCAATACAAGTTGAATCTCATCTTAAAAGAAGCTACtaatattcaaaattcaaaacctttgGGTTTAATAACGAAGGATACTGATTCTCGAATCAAGGCACCTTCTAATAATGCTAATACTGCCTACTCATCAAATAGGACAAAGAGCATAGGTTTTGGTATGATTACTAAGACAAACCTATGGAAGTCATCACGGTCATTGGTTTCAGTAAGAACTCAATTTCTTGAAATCTAAGGATTTACCAGTTAAAGAGACATCCCAACTAGCAAACATGGATTTGATGAATGCCAGTTATAATAATATCATTGACAAGCTATCGAGCACCTTCCAGAGGCATAACAACTCAGGTAAAGCTTCTAACCTCATTTCTCTTCATGACGATATTCTATGGTAATTTCTCGGAGCCTAATTGTAAGCCCAGAAGTAGAGCTAAAACAAAacgtgtgtagatggtggattttcgaccaagtctccacacgatgagcaactggtttcaaacacgatctccacttccccactccttgattccatcaactgtcacacttcatgggatcatggtgtctaaaattccagcaatataaataagtctctgaatcatgattgaatcatcatcatcaatatcatcaatctcacgtcaaaccgacaacacgagatcatcaactcatcaattgagcaactactctcaattgagcaatttcaatcactcagagcttatagtattcaaaattcacacacccacaatctttgattagtattgattccacatatttctcagcttccctcctacagatcaacccatcctctcttgtgactgaatttactctggaacgatcattgtcttgatttaggccggaatactacagattgatctctcgaatctaaagcaccccctttgcagcggtgcatctgtgtgaggtttaaaatctcgctcggttcgaggagtctcctctgtacggtcgtctcctcaattccttaaaaaccagaaaatcgtttttccccatctacatattggcgaccacagtgggagattaatctctcggttgcaatctaacaatttcacaagatggttgatctcaggtcaggttcagttacgaatcctaacacaaaccgtgctagcactagcaacaacaacaaccagaatataccggagacaattccgacctccaacactgatggtggtgacactactcctcctcacgccgaaggtcatccactgtccggacgacaccctgaagaagtcagaggagatccaccgcctaccattgctgatcttatcaaagcgcaggagactcttgcaaagaaccagagtgacatggatgctacacagaaggagctgtgtaattatctcaaaactcttactgacaagatgtcagagaagactcaagagaacgGAAAGGAGAAGTAGAAATCCttagacgacggtcctgaagtaattccaatccatacagtagaagacgacgaagtccacaaaactgctgcagacaactcttcagcaaagggatcatcgaatttcatcactcgcgaggatctggagcaccttttggagaaccgtggaaaagacaaaacatcgcatgtccatcgtcatcaacctccttatcctgccgctatgcAGAGgactccactccccaaaggttacgtttctccaaccttcaccttatatgatggaactggaaatgctagggaacatgtctctcgttttctcgaatccctgggagaacatgaacacaatcacgTCGTCTGTCTCAAGGAAttatcaaaatctctgaaagccAGAGCATACacttggtataacaacatcgcaccagggactatcaacaattgaggagaaatggttaacgcattctacaggaaatacttcatcgtgtcagaacaagtcaccctctccgaccttggaaggatgtttcagagggtcagtaaaaatcccaatgattatgtgaaaagattcagagtctaagccctggattgtcatgacccaaacgtcacgaagcaacaactggtggacttgtgcatcaatggcatgctcccggtctacagggccttgctagaaaaccttcgattccataatttctcagagcttcacgaagctgcgaagaggtcggcaaccactgcacccgctcttttggaaagagcaaagtctaaaaagactgaagattcaaaagacactcgaggaagctgGCGTTCGATCAACAAgtagtataacctgcaaccttcaacaaatgctgttgcggaagggagtaagcgaaaagcagaaccacaacacaagcagacttccaccaccccttcaaagacacacaagaaggagaattcgaaaatccctcctcagcatacggaagatccaaaagcacctgattttccctgttcaatggaagaagttaatgaactactcgatgcctggattcaagacggcgcaatcaaatttccttatgtcaagaaggaaccaactgaagaggccatggaaaatcctcggtattgtcgcttccatagatacgtcagccatcccacgagtgattgcaaaattttgaagcgcatattcaaagaaaaggtcgaatcaggagagctcaacctggggactgagggggtgcacaaaaaccccatcccagtcagaacttttaccatctctgaacctcatgtcaaggaaacggtccaatatctgatcgaacatgtctgcgagctgttgtatctttcgaaagctcaaaggaaagacatgtttgctgcattgagccaaatcatgtccggaagacgtccgctgatccaagagaccaccaccggaccttcaaccaccgacacagaaatgtatgactggggactgctcaccacagtgcacattaaaggaaatgagttcaagagggcgttcgtcgatgttggtaccgctgtcaacatcatccctttgataaCTCTCAGAGCtgttggtattactcgacgggaagccacccacgttccaatagcaatcagggaccacgaaggaatctccagagacgcatacggcttcatcactctcaaaattacggaaagattgatctgcactgaggccaa
This genomic stretch from Papaver somniferum cultivar HN1 chromosome 5, ASM357369v1, whole genome shotgun sequence harbors:
- the LOC113279008 gene encoding uncharacterized protein LOC113279008 — protein: MREAEKGKEDEEEPDNEVEGSDKDQPMSDEDNKYIEDEAEDDCRILIHQYLDKGTLPADVKEARNIESKAAMYILRDGILYRRSFLVPLTRCLSRTKGRRILHDIHSGDADNHSGRRSLEVKAKMKGYYWLSMDEDSKNVAKRCERCQRFARKIKAPATELNSITKIQTVRIHYSKKKRRHKGPSAGGNIQQRVQLR